The proteins below are encoded in one region of Parus major isolate Abel chromosome 7, Parus_major1.1, whole genome shotgun sequence:
- the LOC107207208 gene encoding motor neuron and pancreas homeobox protein 1-like — protein MHKPMEKSQNFRIEALLAEEPARSASPPGLSPGSPAASPGPAGRSDTPSPRALPAAAPLAPAGFVPKPGLLHLSGPGLSALPALYPPAVYPLPTLGGQHPAFAYTGIPHLPPPGAEHLKAAVAGSFPLEHWIRAGMLVPRLSDFNAAPQSGLMGKCRRPRTAFTSQQLLELENQFKLNKYLSRPKRFEVATSLMLTETQVKIWFQNRRMKWKRSRKAKEQGAQVEAEKQRGLSKTCEKLLPGEPQGQAAESPEFMGHSPDSGCLHCSTTELSYGPDSSCSGGEEEEEDDMGATERKIGSVL, from the exons ATGCACAAGCCCATGGAGAAGTCCCAAAACTTCCGCATCGAAGCGCTCCTGGCCGAAGAGCCGGCTCGGAGCGCCTCCCCTCCGGGGCTGAGCCCCGGGAGCCCCGCGGcgagccccggcccggccgggcgCTCCGACACCCCCTCACCGCGGGCGCTCCCGGCCGCTGCGCCCCTCGCCCCGGCCGGCTTCGTCCCCAAGCCCGGCTTGCTGCATCTCTCTGGCCCCGGGCTCAGCGCCCTGCCTGCCCTCTACCCGCCCGCCGTGTACCCGCTCCCGACCCTGGGGGGCCAGCACCCCGCGTTCGCCTACACCGGCATCCCGCACCTGCCGCCGCCCGGCGCAGAGCACCTGAAGGCGGCCGTGGCCGGCTCCTTCCCGCTGGAGCACTGGATCCGAGCTGGGATGCTGGTGCCGAGGCTCTCTGACTTCAATG CTGCCCCACAATCTGGTTTGATGGGGAAATGCCGTCGGCCCCGCACAGCATTcaccagccagcagctcctggagctggagaacCAGTTCAAGCTCAACAAGTATCTGTCCAGACCCAAGCGCTTTGAGGTGGCCACGTCGCTGATGCTCACTGAGACACAG GTGAAGATCTGGTTCCAGAACCGCCGCATGAAGTGGAAGCGGAGTCGCAAGGccaaggagcagggagctcaggtGGAGGCTGAGAAGCAACGAGGGCTCAGCAAAACCTGTGAGAAGTTGCTGCCCGGCGAGCCCCAGGGACAAGCTGCTGAAAGCCCCGAGTTCATGGGGCACAGCCCTGACTCGGgctgcctgcactgcagcaccacCGAGCTGAGCTATGGTCCGGACTCGTCTTGCTCGGGGggcgaggaagaggaggaggacgaCATGGGTGCCACAGAGAGGAAGATTGGCTCTGTGTTGTGA